The genomic DNA agaccTTCAGATATGAgaccctggcacccagccctcTTTCACTAATTTTATCTCATTGACTCATTTTTAGATGCTTCCTGGCTTTAACTGACCCACTATTGGTGTGAATACGCGAATGTCAGCTTATGTAGAGGGTacatcagcaaagaaaaaaaaaaactggtggaCTTTTTTCTAACTTTATTCTTCTCTAGCTCTCAATCATCTCATGACTCATCTGTTCCTCTGAAAGAGGACCAGAATAGAATAATCTCATGGGTTCATCCTGCAATTTTAATGTACAACAGATCTAGAAAAGGATGTCTTATGAAGGAATAATCAAGTAATTCAGTTCTTCTGCAATGCAAGGGAGACTAAGAATGTATCAAAtttgctcaattttttttctcccagaaataaaaagtttcttACGCCATTAGTGTTAATGATGTTAGCAAACACTGTCAGGTAAATAACAAGTGACTGTCGGCAGGTAGCACAGAAAGTGCTAAACATGTTTCTTTTTAGGAGTAAGCGTGCTTGGGATTGTGGATTCTGATTGCATGAATTTTCTCCTGGAAAAAATATCTTTCTTGGCTTGCAATTATCAGATTAAATCAAGCAATCGCTCTTCAGTAGTCCATGGAGAGTAGCTTGGATTTCAAGTGCTCTGATACCTAAAGTCAAGAGATACCATTATGACTCATAAAGAACAGCAGTTGCGAGAGCTGGAGAGATGAACAAACACGGATGAAAGGAAGAAACCAAAATGTGCATAAGAAGGCAGGTCTCCGGCAGTGAGCTGctgcaggaaaggctatgagggTCTTCCAGTGGAACAACATCTGTCCACATCTGTTTTTAGTAAAGGTTTTTATCTTTGGTATCCTTactgtttttcctcttccctgTAAAGATCTTGGCAGTAGAGGTGAATTGTCCAGATATCAAATTCTTAGGGCTTTTTGAAGCCCTGAGTGGGAGGTGGGTGAGTGTCTTCATGTCTACTTATAAAATAGCAGCACTGCACAGGGCCTGGAAGTGTCCTGACTTGTAATCCTGTGCCACATACACAACAACCTTGTCTGTGTTCCCCACAAAGGTGTGGCACACCCCAAACTGTGTTGTAGGATTATGGCACCATCTTGTGGTAAAAAATCAGTGCTGCATTGGAAACAGAAAAGcaatttattccatttttattcaGAATTACGTCTAGTCCCGTCTGATAGCCATATACGACACGAGAATTGTATTCTCCATTTCCATATTCACATAATAAAAtacactgagaataaaaagaacattGCTCATGTAACTGAGTCTGTAAATGTTCAGTGTTACCTTCTTGTCCAAGGGACCTTTTTGAGGCATTTCATTTGGGGgtttgggaaggaggaaggtaAAGTAGAAAAGGGGATCCGAATTTCAAATAAGATGGTTAATTAATGTTCCCTTCTGGTGGCAAGCCAAGTTTAAGTACCAGTGTTTTTGTATCTTACCAAGTTCCTGTGGTTTTAGGACTGTCTTCACAACATGAATTAGACATCGGTCAAAAAGACAGAACACCAAATCGCCACACCCCCGTCCCTCACATATTCCTTTCACCCACATATCAAATTTAGTCAGTTTATTCTTATAAGAGACATTAAAGTCATCCCGAAATTGTTCCAAGTTTCCATCTGTGTGAGAGggaattgcaaaaaaaaagtatgttaatTTTTCTACATTCCTGACATCCCATGTTAGTGAGTGCTTTCAATTACATACACAACCCaagatggaaatgtggagaaatcACATTCTCCCTTAAGGAATATGGAACCTCTTGCAACGTAGCTTTTCACAATAAATGTCTTTGTCAACCTAGAAGCACTCAGGGTTTAGAAGCTTAAAAATATAAGGTTTTCTTTCTCCAAACAAGATCAGTTTGGAGAGACTGAGCATTAATTGAGCATTGAAGGAGAATTTCCCAAATAGAAGTGGAAGACCAACTCACAAataggttggttggttggttggtggcactaatagggtttgaacttgtaTTGAAGCATTTGGCAGGTGCTCTGCAAATTGAGCCACACTCCAAAAcgttcttgctttgttttttttcctccagtttttACTTGGACTGGGATCTTCCAATCTACAGCCTCCCACACAAGCTGAGATTACACGTGTAGCTACCACATCCAGTGCAAATCAACTTCCTACCTCTTGGAGCTTGCTAGATGTAgtataaaagaaatgaagggaagggATAGATGGAAGAGGGGAGGGATACCCATACCTTACTTGGAAATGGGCAGAGATATTTCAGAGATTGAAGGGCCACCTCTGCCCCTTCATTTCATGGTTCTCTCTAGTTGTCACTATGGCCTTTACCAACTGGCAGAACAGTTTTCACACGCAGATGAGATTATTATGAAGTTAACCATTCTGGATAGAAACACTTGGTGCCACCCCATCTGCATGAGAACTTCTGACCACCCTCAAAGACAAGTCAGACTGAAGGGGTAAGAAACTCAGCCAGGTCACCTAGACGGTACTCCCAGAGCTCTGGAAAGTAGGTCGAGTCCCCTCCCACCTTGCAGGCAAAGTGCTCTAGGCATGAGAAATTTGGGGGTACATTTTCTACAGTACTTGTGGGGGGAAGAGACATTAAATTTGCAACTGAATTCTCTGAAGACTTTTTTAAGTCTACCTATATAAAAACTAACATAGTATTCTAGGTAGAGCTGACACTTTGAGTATGCTAGATAGTTGTGCTTTTCATTGTAGACTCTACTACACTGATGAGATGCTTATCACATTAACTTTCTGTGGCTGACAAATTCAAGTTGTACTTTGACTACTGCGTTTTTGTCCTTCACCTCTGTGTTCAGGTTATTGGAGGAGTTAACACAAacagactgggcactggtggctcatgcctgtaatcctagctattctagaggctgagatctaaggaccatggtttgattcaaagccaacctgggcaaaagtctatgagactttcttttttagaaatttttttaattaacttattaGTGGTAgtccttggatttgaactcaaggcctctcatttgctaggcagatagtctaccacttgagccactctgccagccctattctgtgagacacttatctccaattaatcaccaaaaagccagaagtggagctgtggctcaagtggtagtgtcagccttgaacaaaaaagctcagggacaatgaatgcccaggccttgacttctagcaccaggactggcaccaacacacacacacatcaaaacacacacaaaaaatgttaagtgaactTACATTTTATTAAACCTAACTCAACCAATTACACTTCTTCAAATGTTCCCCTCCAGAAGCCACTCCGTCTTCTCCCGTGATAGTTACACATCCTGTCACACAGGACAAGTCCCATTTTTCAGCCCATCTCAATTGTAGCTCTGGTTTGTCAGTGGACTGAGCTATGTCTGGACGATGGGCATGACCATGGAACTAGCTGAATCCAACAGTTTGGAAGAGATTTCTTGACATTAGCATAAATCTATATTTAAACTACACTATTCCCCCATCTTAGCCTCAAAAATATTTTGTCCTAGGCATGAGGTAAGTTTAAGAGGCCAGAGCTGTGGAGCCCGGGGGTGAACACAAGCCTTTAACCAGGAGCAGGGGCCCAGCTTTTGCATGGAAGTTGTGCTATTTATTCACTTGTTGCTTCACACCCATTTCCTGCGCTCTCCATTGGGATCCAGCTGACATTCACGGGTGGCCTTAGTTCTCCCTTCTTGGATTTGATAGTGATTTGGGCCAGCAAGAATCTCAGGAAGAGCAGCGTGAGTAACAGAATGAGATCAGGGCTTTTGTCTGCCCAGCTCTGTCACTGAGAGTGCCTGTCCCTACCCAAGGCAGTAACTCCTGCCAGGTGGCCTCTGCCTTGCTTTTCAGGCTGAAGACCCAAATGTGCCATTCCTACAGCATGAGCCTGTGCACCCGAGTTCCCTCGGAAGTCCTTTGTAAAAGCGCATCCAGTGTgagccttctcttccctcccagcACGCTGCCTCAGGGTGGGGAAAGCTCTAGCCTTCTCCCAGGGGCTCCCCTTCCTGCATCTACCTCCAGTCCTCCAAGcttagaaagaaaatggaaaggacaaCCATGTGGCAGGAAAGGGTTTTAAAGGTCCTTCATCTCCCTGTGAAAAATATTTCATAGCAAAACGCGTTTGGTTTTAACAATTTTTTCCTCCTCTATTCCCAACCCCAACCTTTACCTGCTCTCAACCCTGCTTTCCTGGCTAACCCCTAGGGGTATGAATACAAGCAGCCTGAACTTTGAAAAATTCTTAGTTGAAATAGTAACCCCCTGTGTAcaccatctttataataataaaaaaaatctggttatataattgcaaaaagaaatgtcttagttaccaacaagtaaataaaaggaaatttgtgGTGGTTAGATTAGCCAACACAAAGGACAAAGAGCCAGAAGACTCTAAAATCTGCCCTCTACCAGAATCAAATGTGTTGTAATACTTACAATAGTGCTTGACAGATAGCAGCTGTTATTGTAATTATGGATTAAATAGATTGATACCTTATTTTCTGATTAGCAAAAACATTTTAAACGACTACAGCTTCATTTTCATagacaagaacttttttttttgctgcataAAACTTATTTGCCATGCTGAGCGTAATAGTGCagccctgtaatctcagctacaaagAAGGATCTGTGATCTAAGACTGGCCTGGGGCAAAAGCAAGACTcagtctgaaaaataacaaatgctaagaagggagagaaagctgcagtgtggcataagtggtagagcatctgcctaacaaATGTaaacccttgagttcaaacccctgaacTATGCCTTCTCCTGCTCTCCCCATACACAAACCAAAGAAACAAGTGTCTAAGAACAGACTAGAgaaatcatataaaaataattatctgtACCTTGCATTTCTAGAAATGTTGTAACATTACTATCTCAGTGAAACGCTCTACTGAAGAAGCACAAGTCCACCAATCTCCTGCCACGTAAACACAAACTGCAATGTAACACAGAAAGAATAACTCTTTTATTGGTATTATAGCAAATTTCATGTGGCATATATTTATAACTGAAAACCAgagggcaaaaaaatatatatacacctaACTGTACAAACCATGTAAAATGATAAACTGAGGACTAGAAGAAAACTTCTCGGGAgaactgtaaaaacaaaaaacaaaacccaacccagaatgaactttgaaaaaaaaagattaaaaacaaaacaaagcacagtcCCGTGATCACATGAACACAGAGTTAACACTAAGAAAACAGCACTGACATTAGGAACGCAGCCAAGAGCTGATGTTTGTCTGGGAGCACGCCGGCAcggctgctctgctctgctctgctctgctctgctcacaCAGTGGTCAGGGCGCCACGTCCGGCTGCCTCTGCTCTCCAGTTCTCTTTGGGCTTGGAGTAGTCCCAGGGCCTTCTGTTCTCTGTGAAGCCATAGAGTTTTCTAAGTGCCACACGAGCAGCTTCTTCTTCCGCCACGAGCACTGTCTCCCCGGGCCCTTCTGCAAGCAACTTCTTGTCACTAGAAAGACAGCAAAGAGATCGTGAGTGATACTGCGCTTTACGAGACAGCACACGGAGTACAGAAAGCCTGGCCCTAACCTGACCTCCACAACAATCCCATCAGAAGCACAATGCATGAGAGATCTTTGGAATTAAACTCATTTTGTTGCCAGTTCATCTTACACGGAAGCTGACAAACATTCACATTTCCACAGACATATAAACAACTTACTGGGCCAGTATTTTTGAGTAAATTCACAAGCATAGAAATATTAATGTTTGGTTTTGTAACTACTCATGGAGAAGTGGAGTATATAGGTTCTCTGAAAACCTAAAACTGCCAACAATtttaggtagatttttttttttttcattttgagtgTGCAGTAGAGAGATTCTACTGAAATACTACCTCTGGAGTCTGTCACCAACCTTCGCTATGAAGGAGGTAGCAGTTTGATGTTTTAAATGAAGAGGTTTGTATCTTCAAAATTGGCACTCTAATTTATTCCCCAAAGCAGCGAGGAGACAGTGAGCCAACACTCAAACAGGCTCACTGTTACCTTACACACAGATAAAACCAATTCCTCTGTTGCATTGATATCTTATTATTATCATTGCGAGCTgtcttaaaaatgcaaaaatgtcCCTCCAAGGAGGCAAATGTGCACATTAAGTAGCTATAATCCTGCTTTGCTACTTCTCCACTACATTTAACTAGTTTTAGAAACTTCCTGACCTAAAACTTCCCATATACAATTCAAAGAAGCGACTCCCAGGAGCTTTCATGCTCAGCGGCTCCATCGGTCACGTGAATTCAATATACGCATTCCTGAAGGCTAAAAGGACCAGAACCAAactcaggaaaagaaatgaagccaCATGAGTAGAACTCCATACAGAGGAATTTCCTAAGGAACAAGTGCTGTGACGGTTAAGTGTGTTTGGGTAATTTTGCCAGAACACTCAGCTTGGTTGGTAGGCCGGTGTTCTACCGCGTGAGGCACATCTCCAGCTAAGCCTTTCAATAGTTAACTagatatggacttttctgcccagactggataAACCAGGacccttcagatcttagctttctgagtagctaggactacaggcatgagccaactaaCGATTATATTCAATGAAACAAAGGTTCCtcaaatgttaaattttataaaaaacaacaacaaaactatacATATACAGGAATGGAGGCAATCACCTACAAGTGAATTTCAAGTCTAGAAGACTTATCAACTTTAGTCCAATGGTCGTTTTTCAATCATTatgtaaaaatatagaaaaaaagctatTAAATGGCAATCACTATTAACAACATGACATATGGCAAAGCGCTGGTTGTTGCTGGTTTCTTCTTTTAATGGAACTGGGAATGAACTTTTGCACTTGCTAGTcagccactctatcacttgagtcatgtcctcAGCCCAAAatacttcataattttttttcttggtggtactgggatttgaactcggggcctcacacttcctaagcaatcactctaccatttaaaccttGCCACCAGCCCATTTTGCCTCCCTTATTTTTCAAAGGAGGTCTCATATTTCTGCTAGCACTGGCCTGGGCTAAGATTGTCCTTACTTCTACCTCTCAGTTATCTGGCATTGCCAGTGGTTATCATGCTCAGCTATTCAGTTGGGAGTCTCCCTTAATATTTGTGCAGGCTgttctcaaaccatgatctttcccATCTCCAtttgagtagttagcattacagcaCCAGTGTaccactggtgctcagccttatattactattttttaaaaaaatgctctaGAATTTCTGAAGAGCTCCTTTTAAAAAGTCATCAATGGTATCTGTAGTCAATTCCAGCTTGTGCATGTAACCTTTCCCCAACTAGACACCAAACTCACTTGCAATTTTTTATTAGTTCAAAAATATAGGCAATCTACCAATaattgtctcaggaactgttctaGGCATGAAACATAAAGaggtaaaatgaatatttttattcacaAATTTGTGTTTATAATCTTAAGAAATATCAAATCAAAGAGCATAAAGGGCATAAAATGATTACAGATTCTTGAAATTCTgtcaatatttctcttttttttcttctactagtAGTGTATGAGCTGCTTGAAGGCTTACCAATCAGATAAGCAAAAAAGAACACCTCTGGATAGatgaaaagctcaagtggtaaagcatctgcctagcaagcacaagaccctgagtttaaacctcaatacaactggaaaaacaaaaagacaaagtcTCTGTTTTTGCTTTGCACTTCACTCAAGACTGAAAGTGAACCTTCTCCAGCACTCTCTACTTTCTCCATTATGATGTTTTCCATTGCTTTTATACCTCTAAGTCCTTGGTGACACAAACAAAAGTATTTACCAAGACCTCAATCTAGTTATCTTAttcagtgtttgtttttgctgcaaATGGGACCCAGGACCCCCTGAgctagagttccagccccacaccTCAATCTGAAGCAGCTCAAGTTCTTCCCAACAAAACTTAAAAGCTCTCTACAAGAGTTCGTCTGCACATTCTGATGGACAATTAAACCCTTTCATCTCTAGTTTGAGGCTCAGCTGAACCTGCCCAGAGTAGATTAAGGTTAAGTTAaaacttttttcctgggctggggatatggcctagtggcaagagtgcctgcctcggatacacaaggccctaggtttgattccccagcaccacatatacagaaaaccgccagaagcagtgctgtggctcaagcggcagagtgctagccttgagcgagaagaagccagggacagtgctcaggccctgagtccaaggcccaggactggcaaaaaaaaaaaaaaaaacaacacttttttCCTTACACAGAAAAAATGAGTCAATGAAAGTTACTGCTAATGGCAAAACAAATGACTTGCCTTCTATGAgtggcagaaaggaaagaagcagaaaatagaTTATGGAGaagcaaattttttaaaaaaatcttttactaCTAATAACTAGGGTCTTCGTCAAGAACCATGAAGTTTATTTTTACAGCTTCCAATCAAAGTTCTGAAATAAAGATGGAGTTTTTACTAACCAGAATAAGCCAACAAAATACAAGGGCAATGCTGTGGTGGTTCCTGACTGCCGAGTGAGTCTAGATTCCGGAGCAGACACATTTCTCTTCCTCAGCTCTTCCACCAGCATTCCCATGGGATTTACCACCTGCCACATCTCGAAGAGCTCCTTTCCGGTCATCTGAGTTATTAGGAAGTCCTGCATACAAAATAACAATCTGTACAatcaaataaatacaaagaacctTAAAGTCAGAACTCAAAAAGTACTTTCTTCGCTTtggtgcgggtcctggggcttgaaatcggaGCCCAGGTCActaagatttattattattttttgcttgtggctagggctctaccagttGGGACAtggctccacttcagcttttctggtgcttcaaactatgatcctcaatctGAactcctgagtgctaagattacaggtgtgagctactgataccaggcttaaagtacatttttctttccacaGAAAAACATGATAGAAAATTTAAGACAAATATAAACATCACTAGCCTGAAAATTTGTCTACCTCCTGCATCAGTCCCTGAGTGCCAGgactacaggtatgcaccaccatgcccaacttgaaGCTGTTGTTTTATTTAGTGGAACTAAGAATACATACttccaatatatatttatatccgtCATCCACCCTGTTACAGGAGTACTGCTTGTGAGCCTAGACCGTGGCAGTGTCCTCTGACCTCACTTCTGACTTTCACCAAGCATCTACTAGCTACCACACAGGTATTATCCTTGACCCTAAGCATGCACAGCTGAAGATGACATGACTTGTGGTCCTCTAGCAGTCCCAACCAAGAATTATTGTTCACTTCTGATCATGGCCTCAATAAAAGAAAAGTGGTATAACTAAGGctgtatccttttttaaaaaagcttcaaCTTTTTGGTCCATTTttgttaggagaaaaaaaaattcactgtcaAGATGATATGTTAAATGCatcagaaatgttttcttctgtcCACGCGTGTCCAGGCAGATGCAATTAACTTTCACCTACCCTGAGGAAAAGTGCAGTCCTCTCAGGTCCACTGCTCTGGAGCAGGGCTCCAATCACCGCAAAGAAAGTCCGCTGCAATACGAGTGAAGGGACTGGAAAATCTGCACTCAGGGTTAACTGCTCCACGGCCAGGTTCCTTGCCACATGACACACGACTTCCTCCCCAGTAAGAAAGTCAACTACACTCTTGATGCCTTCAGCAGGCAAGTCTGGGAACTCATTTTCGAGAAATTGTGTGAGGCAGGTTTGTGAAAATGACATGCCTCGTTCATACAGTTCTTGGTTATCTTTAAGATTCAGAAGCACAGCTTCTTTCTCAAGCCCAAGTTTCTGCCGTTTTGCCTCTTCACTTTTAATATAGCAGCTGTTCACGAATGCAGTTTTGAGGAGATCTAAGGAAAAGGTTTCCTGTAAGCGGTGTCCGAAAGCTTGGATTTCAGCATGGTAATCCCAGTTGGGTTTCTCTGAACTGAAGATGTAAACAGGAAGAGATGGTAAAGAGAACGTTATCTATTATCATGTAAAAATTTTTCAGTTTTGTCATTTTATTAAGTTacatataggaaatgagaaaaggtttctttcTAGTGTCAGGCACTAATGATCTAAATACAAAACCTTAACTCAGATGAATGCCCACAATCCTCATACATTCTAAATTACAGTAGGATTTAAGTTTCCCTTGACCCAACCTCTGTCTTACAGTGACGGTTCAACATCCACTAACAGATTAGGTCTGGTATTCAGATTCCTTATTTCTGATCTACCATGGAATGATGACTTCCACCTAGATGTGAACATCAATTATAATCTCACAGATTCAGGCCAGAAATACTAAGCAGTAAGCACACAGGGTTTATTTTACATTTCACTGACTTAAATTTTGTAATTATCTACTTACACTGGCAATTAAATAATCTAGTGCAAGTATTATGAATATGTAAAAAGCCCCCGACATGGGCTGGGAAGAGAGTGGTAGCACATCTGCCTAATTTATAGTAGTCCCTGGTTTGGATCCCCAACAAAAATTAACTTTAATTCTAAGAATAAACTGAAGCATATTTTCCCCCATGAAAGCTGATAAACCCCAAATAAAACCCTTTTACGTAGAAAAAAAGGCAGCACAACTCCGGGTTGAAAGTCATCAAATCTATGTATTATATACACCTACATAATGAATAATCAGTAGGGGTTCCTCTTAAAACATTAAGCTTTCTAATAATCAAGAAAacatgagttgttgttttttttttgtctattaggAAAAGGACATAGTCTGCAGTAGAAGAGCATTCCAACTGGAAAGCTCTTAGGAGTCTAAATTGGATCCATATTTTCTGGAAGGCAGTATGAAAACAGTTTTCAAAACTTCACATTACTAACAaatcccccccccaaagaaatacATCCAAGAATATTCACTGTTTCATTGGCTGTAAGCATTAAATAATGCAAAACTCAACGGTCTGTAAATAAAACCATTTTTTGAAAAAGTGATGCCAGgaacggtggctcacacctgtaatcccagctactcagaaagctgagatctgaggatcgcagtttgaagaaaacctgggaaggaaagtgcttgagactcttatcttccgtTTACCACTAAAAATcccgaagtggaggtgtggcttgagcgctagctagccttgagcaaggacagggcccaggccctgaatccaagccccagtaccagcaccaagtgAGATGcatctatttatattttctaacAAAAGTGGGAAAATAAAGCAAGTCGCAAGCCTCATGTTGGGTTATCTCGTTTCTTCTGTTCAAACTGCAGCAAGACGAATGAGGGGAGAAGCCTAAAGCTAAgcgttcttctttttcttttacttagccAGTGGACCAGCAAGTTGTATCAAGTACTTAActacgccccccccaccccccgttctGCAGGGCTGTGCCCCCTTATCGCTGCCCAAGGAAAACTCGGGCATTACAAGACGCGGCCCACAAACCCTCAGCTCACGAAAGGTCACCCTCGGGCCAACCcctgttctccattttcctctaGAAAGATTCTGCAGAGTCGGAGCTGCGCGGCCCGCGTCGCGCTCTTCCCCGGAGGCGCGGCCCAGGTCGCGAAACGAAGCCCCCGGCCCTCCCAGCGCAACCCGGAACCCGGACCTCCCGGACCCcacggcggggtgggggggctcctacCGGCGCACCGGTGGCGGCGGACAGCGCAGCAGGCGCCGCCGCTCCAACTCCTTCTGGAAGC from Perognathus longimembris pacificus isolate PPM17 chromosome 4, ASM2315922v1, whole genome shotgun sequence includes the following:
- the Mrpl44 gene encoding 39S ribosomal protein L44, mitochondrial gives rise to the protein MASSLVRLLGQGSRCLVAPAAPTFVQPVRGVKDFRIALRFQKELERRRLLRCPPPPVRRSEKPNWDYHAEIQAFGHRLQETFSLDLLKTAFVNSCYIKSEEAKRQKLGLEKEAVLLNLKDNQELYERGMSFSQTCLTQFLENEFPDLPAEGIKSVVDFLTGEEVVCHVARNLAVEQLTLSADFPVPSLVLQRTFFAVIGALLQSSGPERTALFLRDFLITQMTGKELFEMWQVVNPMGMLVEELRKRNVSAPESRLTRQSGTTTALPLYFVGLFCDKKLLAEGPGETVLVAEEEAARVALRKLYGFTENRRPWDYSKPKENWRAEAAGRGALTTV